CTGGGAGTTCGTCGAGGTCGTGCTGGGGCGGGTGGAGCAGCTGGACCGTGCGGGAGAACCCTTCCTGGTCGAGGTCGCCCGTGAACTGGGGCTCGACGCCGAGGAGTTCGACACCGCGCTGATCGACGGCCGGCACATCCTGATCGTGGACGCCGACCAGGCCGAGGGCAAGGCGATCGGCGTGAGCGGGACCCCGACGTATGTCATCGACGGCGAGCGTCTCGACGGCGGCAAGAGCCAGGAAGGGCTGCGCGAGCGGATCGAACAGATCGCGGACCGGCTGCTCGCCGGGCAGGAGTGAGCCGGCCTCAGAACAGGCTCTTGTACATCGAGTAACCCACCGTCTCGTAGCCCAGCGACTCGTACAGCCGCTCCGCCGGTGCGTTGCCCGCGAAGACGTTGAGGCCCAGGACCCGTCTGCCGGAGGCGATCACCTGGGCCTCGGC
This portion of the Streptomyces canus genome encodes:
- a CDS encoding DsbA family protein — translated: MSDPSPVRPAVPVLDVWCDLQCPDCRAALDDVRALRARYGDRLELRLRHFPLEKNKHSFAAAQAAEEALEQGSGWEFVEVVLGRVEQLDRAGEPFLVEVARELGLDAEEFDTALIDGRHILIVDADQAEGKAIGVSGTPTYVIDGERLDGGKSQEGLRERIEQIADRLLAGQE